The DNA sequence tgattatatttgttattttctatttatttcgtattatatattttagatTCATGTAAAATGAGAATCCCCCAAAATTAGAAATACActacaaaagtatttttatttgtatttgattatatttgtttaatattagtatatattttatttttattaataagtacatttattttttaattaagtaaataagtttgtttttatttgtgtttcatattgaaatattttttaatgtaaaattttaatatattaattaaatactGCTATCCATTTTCGTTATGTATTCATTCTTATTTAATGAATACAAAACTGcgaaattttgttttgtatttgattCTGTTTAttcaatatacattttttaaaagtatttttgtatttaataaatacGAATGAATGAACTCAAGTGCatttattaatttgtattttgaattCGTGTTCGATGACATCAAATACTATTTTGGTATTGTTATATACCACTGtaagtttgtttatttaattctTTAATAAATACgtatattttcttccattttgtttatttaaaaaataagcaagttcatattttttcatcgaacgttttccttttttattgatttattttacacGTATGCGTTTTGCCTACGCGTTGACGTCACGCGTGACGTTTATAGGTGGGCGTGTCGGACGCGTGCCACTTCCGCAACATGGAGGCTGTGTTGAGCGACGTTGTGGCTCCCGAGGACCTGCTAgtaagtccccccccccccccgtgtttTACAAACCCTTTCTGCACCCTTCTCATCGTTCGACAGCTCGCAGTCCAAGCAGCAGGCGTGCTTGTAACACCGCTTCCACACTCCCAAACACCGAGAGTTTTCTTTTCGGCGACTCATTGTCGCGTCACATGcgtagctaatgctaatgcccCTTTTAACCCTTTGGATGTTATAATAACGTTAACAAAAGTCTTTGAAGTACGCTCCAGCTACTTCAAAATGATTATAATTGCTTATATTCACGTGTTAAACCCTAAATACACCCCGATCTATGATCCGAGCACACGTAAATGTCATTTCATACTCATTTTCCAACATAACAGTTGAAAAGGATCATTTACAGATTACAAAAACCgggtaaaaatacaaattacgaCTTTCCTTTTAGCCATTCTACCACCTTTTGAGACTGCCATACGTAGATACTCTTATTTCTAAGATGGCTATATTCCAACAACTCTTTATCTGAAGTTTGATGCTGACTGTGGGGTTTTCCTGGCTCAACTTGAGGCAGAGGTGATGTCGTTTTCGTTGTGTGTGATGCTGAAATGAACTGAATTTCGTAGGTCACTCCTGTTTTGGTTTTTCTAGAAATTTGAGAAGAAATACAACAATGAGCTGGCGAAGGGAGCCGTGTCCAAGGAGACCAGGTTTGAATACGCTTGGTGTCTGATCCGGAGCAAATACACCGGCGACATCAAGAAAGGAATTGCGTTCTTGGAGGGTGAGCGTTGTCAGCGCAAGTGTTGCCTTCTTTTGCGTCCTCGTAATTGCCCTCACATTctgcgtgttgttgttgtcgtcgtcttAAAGAACTTGTCCAGAAAGCCTCCAAGGATGACACGCGCGACTTCTTCTTCTACCTTGCCGTGGCCAACTACCGTCTCAAGGTGAAACGCTCGACCTCATTCCGCAcgaataaatatatttgagtGAGCAAAAGCATTGAGACTATTCAGTGGCGTCGGATGGACAACACTATACGTGAATGGCGTCGCGTCCTTCTCGCAGGAGTACGAAGAAGCCCTGAAGTACATCCGCATCCTCCTGAGGAACGAGCCCGGCAACAAGCAGGCCTTGGAGTTGCAGGCGCTCATCGACAAGGCTTTGAAAAAAGGTAAAATTGACAAATTTGACTGAGTGTTGAGTGCGGGTGTGCGACTGCTGCCTGAACCCGTCTTGTTTTCTAGATGGCTTGGTCGGCATGGCGATCGTGGGGGGAATCAGCCTGGGCGTGGCCGGGTTAGCCGGGCTCATCGGCCTGGCCGTGGCAAAGCGAGGGCCCAAATATTAACCGACcggaacgtttttttttttttttttttgctgggcaGCTCCATTGACGTATTATCTTTTGCATTGCCGTTGACCATTCATCCGCCGCTGCCACCTGTgtacataacaaaaaaaagaatcaaaacaTAGCTTTTATTTATATTCCAATTTGTTCTAATGCTAATCTCCTGAGAAGGGAATGTTCTGTCAAATGTCCCCAATTTAATAGCTTGTTTTTTCCCTgatcatcaataaaaaaaaaaaaaaaaaaaaacggaaacacGTTGACTTGAGTCACCTGCTCGCATCAAACAATTCCATCCTTATCGGCACCGCCACAGGAAGTTACCACAGAGTACATCGCGATCTTAACTTTTGAGCATTTACGtcaacatgggaaaaaaattgtaaacGACACGACTTGACCTCGTTGGCTAGCCTTCTATTCATCTTGACACAAAGATGAAATACAATTTGTCAACGTTGTTTTAcgacgctgtgtgtgtgtgtgtgtgtgtgtgtgtgtgtgtgtgtgtgtgtgtgtgttatctgCCTCGTGGTGTGTTACTCATTAACTCACCTGACAGCAGCACCGAAACTCCCCAGCGACAAACGACTGATTCTTGTTATGGTCGAacttattttatgatttattagattagtttgtattatttcatagcgatatttatatatttggttttacacaaaatatttttttatataaaatgctacattttgttaggttttttttcaatttttttaaaaactttttttaaatttacattctTAAACTCCTTTTTAGTCATCTGTTTTAACACTATATTTTACTTACTAGAATGAAGGACATTTTtctgatgtatatatatattcatagattaaaaaatgtacagcgtgaaaatccaatttttgacattttcggGCTCCGTGGGCACCCTGCGCCCTACGGAGGGCTTTGCAATATTTAGCGCACATCAGTTTCCTTTCCCCTTCCACTTGGCTTGAATTGGGgcgagtggggaaaaaaatgccctcACAAAGGTCTCCGCTTGCCCAACAtgctttctgtgtttgtgtgtctggaTTAATTAGCCGACTGATAGCGGGAGAGAGGCCGCGGACAGGTCACCGAGGTGACGCCGTTCCGATAAAAACGCCAGCCGATCTCCAATTTGGCGGCCTACGAGTAATGTTTCGGACACGTCTGATTGCCTTGGTTACTCCTAGAATAACCCAATGACAGAGGATCTATTTATTGGTGTCAAGTAAGTGTGGCGTGTTGTTCATATGAAATCACTTGACGAGTGCGTCCTGCCCTGTCATAAATATTTACGGCTGGAGCTGTTTGCAAAGCAACGCCTCCTGCCGTCAGTTTTATGCCTTCGTTTAATTTGTGGTCAATGACACCGCGGAAAAATCTAGTAACTCATCCTCATAAAAGAGAGAAAAGCGAAAGGAGGAATACAGATTTAAAATGGAATAGAATGATTAAAATGCGACTGCAAACTaccttgaatgtgtgtgtatatagttaaaaaacatgcaaagtgtGCGCGGTTGCTCGTGTGACCATTGGACTCCACGTGAACCGATAAACACCTGTTACATTTTGGGGGTGTTTGTGGGGGCagatgtgcgtgcgtgcgtgcgtgtgtgtgtgtgtgtgtgtaagtgggTGGAGAGAGCAGGTGATATAAATCCACGTCTGTGGCGAGCGTTCACACTTCTCCTCCAAGCCGTCAGGGCCGATGCTTTGATCGGCCTTCCCGTTATCTGCACGCTTCCTGCTCGGCGCTTTTGGACTCGAGGGTGGGCGGGGCGGGAGGGATTCGATCATGGATCCGACTGTGGAAGTGGTGGCGTCGATTCTGGGCTTCCTCGGCTGGGTGATGGTCGGGGTGGCGCTGCCCAACCGCTACTGGAAGACGTCCACGGTGGACGGCAACGTCATCACCACGTCCACCATCTACGAGAACCTCTGGATGTCCTGCGCCACCGACTCCACCGGCATCCACAACTGTCGGGAATTCCCGTCCCTGCTCGCTTTGAACGGTAAGTCGGACCCGACGGCCGACGCTTTGCGGAAGCCGGATAACCTCGGCATGTCCTCGTCCTCCCCCCAGGTTACATCCAGGCGTCCCGCGCCCTCATGATCACGTCCGTGGTGATGGGCGCCTTCGGCCTGATGGCGGCGCTGGTGGGCGTGCAGTGCTCCAAGGCAGGGCGGCGACAACTACGTGCTCAAGGGTCGGATCGCGGGCTGCGCCGGCGTGCTTTTCGTCCTGCAAGGTAGTGTTACAGTACATGCGACTTCCAAGTCCCGCCTCTCAAAGGAACATGCGCGGACACAGACACTACGATACGTACGGTATTTTTGGatgcattttatgcttgcagggcattttttggggtgttaaaatatttaatacttTACTAACGAATTGACTTACTCACTGTGAGCCTGCCATGACTTaatttgttgtatgaatggcaaccgGATTGGATTGGCCGGATGGAACAAAATGGATTGCACAATTAACAGGTTAATACGGACCttccgccatctagtggaagagcatggAATTGCTCTGCCGCTGGCAGAGACGGATGAACAAAGTCACATTTGCAGCATGTAACCAATCAATTTTGGACCAATAAAATGACATTGGATCACTTTCCGTGGTGACCTGGCTGGGAATCACTGCTTCAAGATTTACTGTATCATCGAATATGACTGCTATAAAGCACCTTCAAGATGATAAAGGATGCATTTTATGACTTATAAAAATCTGTTCTTCCTGTCAGACTTTGGACTTGTTTGGCAGCCACTGTCTCCTTAATGATTaataacccccccaaaaatattgatTTGCATACAATGGTGGCCATTGTCCTGGTGTGCTCGAGAATTCTTTGACCCCTTGTAGAAATTGCGTAAAGGCTGCAAAATTGAAACAGTGAAATCCTGGAGACGAAATGTAGAATccaatacaaaaagaaaaggcTGAAATATTGGAGAGACATTTGTAGTACTTCtccagttaaaacaaaaaaaaatatataacattgAATTGCAATGTTGTGGAATTCTGAATGATTTGAACGTCGAAATGCTTTGGctcggttgagaaatgtggaagcgTCAAAAATCAGCGGATAATAATTCTCGAGGTGTAGTATTAGTACCACTAACGGTATGCGggttccctctagtggtacttGAAGAAATAACTccctaagtacagttcggttgtttTCAACTTTTCACTGCAACACGTTTGCATTTcagcttaaaaaaaagtttgtttttaagcTTTTGTTCtagtacagtttttatttcacttctatgtgcaatacatttgaattgaatcatttaaTTTGAGGTGACCTTGTTTAATTTCGCCATTAACTTGAATTACCGCATCGTAGGGAGAGTGGAAAATAAGAGCCCAGATTTCCTGGATGAGTTGCATATTTCGACATTGGAACAGTGCGACTTGGTTGAGAAGTGTGGAATTCGAGGTGACAATTGtaacattttgttattattttgtaaaagtATGGGAGTAGTGGGAATtcaagaaaagtaaaaataataataataataataacctggATGTCGTGAATGAGTGTAACGTTGTGACTtcagaatggtttgaattggttcAGAAATGTGGAAGcctgaaataattttttgtaaTAATTAAGACTTTGGACTTGTTTGTCATCTGCTATTTTCTTAATGATTAATttcaacatttatatatatatatatatataggtttaTGCACAATGGTGGCAGTGTCCTGGTACGCCTTCAACATCACCCAGGAATTCTTCGACCCGTTCTACCCCGGTATAAGGTACGGACGCCGCGACACGCGCGAGCGGGAAGAGCGCCGCCCCCGCCCTGACCCTCGCGTCTCTCCCGCCGCAGGTACGAAATCGGCGAGGGGCTCTACATCGGGTGGTGCTCGGCCGTGCTCGCCATCGCCGGCGGGGCCTGTCTCGTGTGCTCCTGCAGGACGGGCTCGCAGGAGAAGTTGTAAGTGTCGCCGTCCCGCTCTGAACCCAAAATGTTATTTGGTTTAACCTTGTGCTAATTACGAATTCCGCAGTTCTTTGCCTCATCAAAGCAGGGGTACGGTTTATTCTGGACCGGCCCGGAccagaagcgtggctgccagcACGTATGGCCGAAATGCATACGTTTGAATGGAATCTTTCTTTTTATACTCATCAAATGATTACATTTTCTAGTGGAATAGACTCattgttttgttatattttgtaCTCGATGTTCCGCAATGTTATTTATGTCCAGTATTCACATGTGTAAATCTATTCATTTGATTCTCGAGTCATgtgttttttgtacatttctttttacaattacgCACAATAAACATACTGTGCATGTTGAACATTGcttttaattttgtcatttgagttgtacaacaacaaatacaaatgtatggCCAAAAAAGAAGCAAGGATTTTTGGTGGGAATGttgtaacattttgaatttgaaatgctGATTTTAAGGtgaatttgttcattttgtctgataattagttttttttaattgaaacgaCGTGGGAAggtgaaaaataataaacaacacattttcagcacATAACACTGACATCGGAACGGTTTGAATCAATTGACAAATGTTGAATTCTAGGGGAATTAGTTCTTCTCAACGTCAGTTAATTTGAATCGATTTTAcgggatgtttttttcttttgtttttgcgcGTGAACGCCACGTGCCGCTTGTTGTCCAATGAGAAGAGGCCGCGTCTCGAACCAGAAGCGAATGTGCTGCCATACGGACCAATCATATCGAGGAAACTGCGTAAGGGGCGGGGTCGCCGTATaccgcacacaaaaaaatacttttatatttttttgcgtGTATGTACGAGTTATTTCCTTCCTAAGACGTCAAATCGAagttactatttatttatttacctgaTGCGAAACGTTGCGTTAAACGCGCCAGGTCTCGTGCGGGAACCTTCCTGCCGAGCATTGCGTTTTCACACGGAACTTTGGCACAGCCGGACCGTAAACTCGGCTCGTCGTTTCCTCCGAGCAATTCCAGTCGGGAGAACGCTTTCATGGCAGGATAGCGTTTCAATGAGTTCCACGTCGTTTTACGTGAATTGATCAACCGTCGCCGGTATGGACTGGGGCCGCTTGACCGGACCGGGCGGGGTGCTGGGCTCCTTGTCGCTGCTTTGTGTCATCCTGGACGGTAAGGCGGCACACGTCGCTGTGTCTAATGCTCGCTGGGAGCGTGTTTGATTATTCACCACGACCGCGACGGGTTCCAGGCGTGTTGGGGGCGACTGGCGGCGAGATTGAGCATCACTTGGAGATGGGCCGCAAACTTTTGGCAGCCGGTCAGCTGGCTGAAGCCTTGTCCCACTACCACTCTGCTGTGGGTAAGCTCCCCGGTAATCACGGTCGTCACTCATTCAAATCCGGCGCAAGAgtcccttcaaaaaaaaaaaaaagtagccatGTTGAACATTTAGAGCGCTTTAAATCTGATGCGAAGTGTTGAAGTTGAGGTGAGTTTGTTACATTTCTTCGTCAATTGTATTGAAATGGTTACCACCACACTCTTCTTTATGATTCAATGTATTTTGCtggacttaaaagttaaatagagGAGGCGATACTTGCAATATCGCTCTTCGACAAAGTAACAtcaatacattaattaattgaaCCTTTGCAACCAGCTACGAGTTAGCCTGTTCACAATTGGCGAAATCAATACTATTGACTTGCTACTGAGTCAGATAACTAGGTAACATCAGTTCGCTGTCATCCAATCAGAATTTGACACTGTCCTATGCCTAATtggtttgcatgttttaaataaacaatttgatTTAATTCACTGAGTAccgcattttcattttcaatcacTGAACAAGAGTTTACcatttctgtagaaattgcTTGTAGTTGTGAATGACGACGAGCTGAAGTTGAATTGAAATCCCGTGGAAataactgaattgttgaatttgaggcttgaagttggaatggtttacACGACTAAACACAGAATCTTGCTGTGTCCAGAGGTAGATTCAAAGAACTACCTGACCTACTACAAACGCGCCGCTGTCTTCCTGGCCATGGGCAAGTCCCGATCCGCCCTCCCCGACCTGACCAGGGCCGTCCAGCTCAAGCCCGACTTCCTTgctgtgagggggaaaaaaaatacaaaaatcccaCGCCTGCTGGCTTCGCGACACCTTCCTTCCATTACGTCCGTCTGTGCTTTCCCAGGCCCGGCTGCAGAGGGGCAACATCCTTTTGAAACAAGGCAACGCGCAGGAGGCCCGCGACGACTTCGAAGCAGTGGTGAGCGCATCTAACGCGCCTTCTATTCGGGGTTTTTCCTGGCTCAGATTGAGGCAGAGGTTGTACCGTTGTTGTTTTTCCGCCGTCCAGCTCCGGCCCTCTCCGGAGTACGCGGACGCACGAGAGCAGCTGGCGAGAGCCCGAGACCTGGAGGAGCTGCAGGAGGACGCTCGGATGGCGTACCACCGGGCCGACTATGGCGCCGCCATCTCGGTGCTGGAGCGAGTCATTGAGGTACTTGAAGAAGGGGTTCTTGGATTCGGGGTGAACCTTTATTTGTTAGGAcgatttttgtttattttttccgtGGCTTCCATACTTCAAAGCATGTCCCCGCTGATGTGCACCACTTCCACGAACAACATGGTTGTAAAAACAGTCAATGCTGCCTACTTACAGAACGGGTCGCTATATTTCGTAACTTTTCCGATTCCCCCAAGTGCAGACTTTTCCAACATTTTATCGAGCCAATGCAAATGTCAGCAAAATCTCGCCTCACGTAGAGCAGGAAAATGTGGCGCTACAGGAAGCGAGCCCTGCCGAGAACagcaaaaaaactatttcaaatcTCAATTCTCGTGCAGCAAATGTGAGATTTGATGTGAAGGCCCAATCGCCCATCCCTAGCCCACATTGGACTTGTCGCCACCTTCCCGCTAGATCTCGCCGTGGGATCCCGAGATGCGGGAGCTCCGCGCCGACTGCTACCTCCGCACTGGGGACCCGCAGAAGGCCATCCAAGACCTGGCGCCCGCCACCCGGCTGCGCAGCGACAACCGTGCCGCCTTCCTTAAGATCAGCCTGCTGCACTACAGCCTGGGGGAGCACCATGAGTCTCTCAGGTGGGTCGGGACCCCCACCGCATTCCCGCTTCTCTCCCGCCCACCTTACTCTCTCCTTGCCTTGTACGCAGCCAAGTCCGAGAGTGTCTGAAGCTGGACCAGGACGACAAGGAGTGCCTGGGCCACTACAAGCAGGTGAAGAAGCTCAGCAAGCAGCTGGACTCGGCCGAGGAGCTCATCCGAGCGGAAAGGTGGGGCGCGACGCCGCCGCCGTGCCCTCTCGGCCCCCCTTTACTCAGACACGCTGCGCTCGTCTAACAGGTACCGTGACGCCATCGAGAAGTACGAGGGCGTGATGAAGGCGGACCCCCACGTGCCGTACTACACCAACCTGGCCAAGGAAAGAATCTGCTTCTGTCTCGTCAAGGTGAGACGCTGTCTTGCTGTGAGGGCTCTACGCGAATCCACCCATGTATAGACAGAACGCATGCGGCCATTTCCAGGTCAAGGCGACCACGGAGGCCATCGACGTGTGCTCCGAGGCGCACCAGAGGGACCCTCGCAACGCCAGGATCCTGCGCGACCGCGCCGAGGCCTTCATCCTCAACCAGGACTACGAGAAAGGTAAGCCACGCCTTGCGCCGGTACCGTACGCTGACGCTGTCGTTCACTCGGATgtcgcgccccccccccccccagccgtGGAGGACTACCAGGAGGCGCAGGAGTTCGACGCCGACAGCAACGACATCCGAGAAGGGCTGGAGCGAGCGCGGAAGCTGCTCAAGATCTCGCACAAGAGAGACTACTACAAAATCCTCGGAGTGAGCCGGTACtgcctcaacacacacacaagcagccATTTCCCCTCAGAAAAAGTTAGTCACTTTTAATAGGTTGCCACCATAAAACCTTTAGTAGCTGTATAGCTAATGTGATCAGTGttgttgtgataaaaaaaataaaaaattctccAGTGATTTGACTTTTTGAGCGCTCTCCTCAGGGCGGCCAACAAGCAGGAGATCATCAAGGCGTACAGGAAGCTGGCGCAGCAGTGGCACCCCGACAACTTCCAGTTGGAGGCCGAGAAGAAGGAGGCGGAGAAGAAGTTCATCGACATCGCCTCGGCCAAGGAGGTCCTCACCGACCCGGGTCAGGAAACTTCCGCATGTTTATTTAGCATGGATCACATTACAGTGAGCCCTCGCTGATTTGTTAACTCAACTTCTTGCAACATATTTAGGCTAGCGTGTAAGCTAATACTATTGACGAGCCTCGCGTGAAGGTTTGCTTGTTGAATTACCGAATCGTCCTTCATGTGACCTGGATTCAAACCCCTTTATAAGAGAAATAATTTCACCCTTGATACAGTATGTGGGCAGGCGCTCTAGACCCGACTATTTGTACGAGCAATTAAAAGTTATCCGTCTTCATATTTTCAGAAATGAGGCAGAAGTTTGACGCAGGCGAGGATCCGTTGGACCCGGAGAACCACCAGCAGCAGGGCGGCGGACACAACGGACACGCCTGGCCTTTCCCCTTCAACCCTTTCGAGTCAGGAGGCAGCTTCCACTTCAAGTTCCAGTAAACTTCCGACTCCCTGCAGCGTCAACGCGCGGACTACTCGCTTGGAGGGGAGGGGGATGGCTGACTGactaaaaaactgcaaagccacTTTCGCTtcgttgcaaaaaaaaaaaaaaaaatatatatatatatatatatatatatatatatatatatatatatatatatatatatatatatatatatatatatatatatatatatatatatatatatattttttttttttatgtgccattttttttttttttactgatttgCTCAAAGACTGATGTCAGTAATTGTCCAAAATGGACAATGAATGCTGGGAGACGattatttttgcttgtttgttttgtcatttccaaATCTGCACTTTTGTTTTCAGAAGCAACATTTCCCGAAACAAAGGCTCTCAAATTGCAACTATTGCCAAGCCAAAAGTGTCTTAATAAAGTGACTGACGCTTCAAAGTACAGTGGTAGCTCGAAATAGAAGTTTAATTTGTCCCGTGACCTGTCAGAATTTAATTTCGGAGACGCGGGGTGCCGGGCCGATACCACTATTTACACTGTAATTTATGGAGGAGAACATAGGTTATttattgaggtttttttttgttttgttttttgtgctctCGCATTTTCTGTTGTCACTCTGATGCAGGGGTCCAATTCAACTGCATTAAAAAtgatccaaaaacaaaaatacaaactgtgTACGCGTGTGTGCCTGACATAAAAAAGCAAGTtggaggcagggtgcaccctggactggtcgccagccaatcacagggcacatagttGTCTAGCTCAAGATTCCAGTACAAAACTGTTTGAATAATGATGATGCAGTGggtttttgtttgaaaactgtaacatgatgacATACCATTTCAGAAGTTCAGTTCTTCCTGCAGGGATAACTCAAGTTATTGACTCTGCAAAGAGAATACAGCCTCATGAACTCAAATTTGCTAGACTCCAACGTTTACCACCCAAAAGACATTAATAACATACATCAAATTTAAGTTATTCACCCTGCTGTCCAaggtatttaaaaagaaaaaaaaactaaagaaaacgGCCATTCTTCCACTATCAAAGGTCCATTTCCGAATGGTTCACTCCGAAATCTTGCGCGTCGTCCAGCGTGTCTGCCTCGGCTTCGATGGAGACAACATGGTGACCCGGGATCATGGCCAGGCCCAGAACTCGGGGTTCACCCTGGGAGAAAGTGTCTTAAAAGACgacaaaaaacacatgaaaattAACGAACTGCTCGGCAACCTTTCTTTAAGCGTGGCTCCGCGCTCACCTGTGGATTTGAGGAACTCCTGAGCCGATCCGAGGATTATGTTACAGTCGCGGTCCGTGCAGAGGAAAAGGCCCACCAAGGTCCGGCCGTCAGTCATACGGATCCTCATGTTCTTGTTCAGCAGGCCCTGGAGCTTCTCCCTCGCCTGGAACGACGACGACGCGTCACGCTGGTCCTGAGTACACCAAGTACACCCGctagtgcagtgattctca is a window from the Phycodurus eques isolate BA_2022a chromosome 23, UOR_Pequ_1.1, whole genome shotgun sequence genome containing:
- the dnajc3b gene encoding dnaJ homolog subfamily C member 3b isoform X3, whose amino-acid sequence is MDWGRLTGPGGVLGSLSLLCVILDGVLGATGGEIEHHLEMGRKLLAAGQLAEALSHYHSAVEVDSKNYLTYYKRAAVFLAMGKSRSALPDLTRAVQLKPDFLAARLQRGNILLKQGNAQEARDDFEAVLRPSPEYADAREQLARARDLEELQEDARMAYHRADYGAAISVLERVIEISPWDPEMRELRADCYLRTGDPQKAIQDLAPATRLRSDNRAAFLKISLLHYSLGEHHESLSQVRECLKLDQDDKECLGHYKQVKKLSKQLDSAEELIRAERYRDAIEKYEGVMKADPHVPYYTNLAKERICFCLVKVKATTEAIDVCSEAHQRDPRNARILRDRAEAFILNQDYEKAVEDYQEAQEFDADSNDIREGLERARKLLKISHKRDYYKILGVSRAANKQEIIKAYRKLAQQWHPDNFQLEAEKKEAEKKFIDIASAKEVLTDPEMRQKFDAGEDPLDPENHQQQGGGHNGHAWPFPFNPFESGGSFHFKFQ
- the naa38 gene encoding N-alpha-acetyltransferase 38, NatC auxiliary subunit isoform X2, with the protein product MATIEENGPPTHAREKLQGLLNKNMRIRMTDGRTLVGLFLCTDRDCNIILGSAQEFLKSTDTFSQGEPRVLGLAMIPGHHVVSIEAEADTLDDAQDFGVNHSEMDL
- the fis1 gene encoding mitochondrial fission 1 protein — encoded protein: MEAVLSDVVAPEDLLKFEKKYNNELAKGAVSKETRFEYAWCLIRSKYTGDIKKGIAFLEELVQKASKDDTRDFFFYLAVANYRLKEYEEALKYIRILLRNEPGNKQALELQALIDKALKKDGLVGMAIVGGISLGVAGLAGLIGLAVAKRGPKY
- the naa38 gene encoding N-alpha-acetyltransferase 38, NatC auxiliary subunit isoform X1, giving the protein MATIEENGPPTHDQRDASSSFQAREKLQGLLNKNMRIRMTDGRTLVGLFLCTDRDCNIILGSAQEFLKSTDTFSQGEPRVLGLAMIPGHHVVSIEAEADTLDDAQDFGVNHSEMDL
- the dnajc3b gene encoding dnaJ homolog subfamily C member 3b isoform X2, which translates into the protein MDWGRLTGPGGVLGSLSLLCVILDGVLGATGGEIEHHLEMGRKLLAAGQLAEALSHYHSAVGKLPEVDSKNYLTYYKRAAVFLAMGKSRSALPDLTRAVQLKPDFLAARLQRGNILLKQGNAQEARDDFEAVLRPSPEYADAREQLARARDLEELQEDARMAYHRADYGAAISVLERVIEISPWDPEMRELRADCYLRTGDPQKAIQDLAPATRLRSDNRAAFLKISLLHYSLGEHHESLSQVRECLKLDQDDKECLGHYKQVKKLSKQLDSAEELIRAERYRDAIEKYEGVMKADPHVPYYTNLAKERICFCLVKVKATTEAIDVCSEAHQRDPRNARILRDRAEAFILNQDYEKAVEDYQEAQEFDADSNDIREGLERARKLLKISHKRDYYKILGVSRAANKQEIIKAYRKLAQQWHPDNFQLEAEKKEAEKKFIDIASAKEVLTDPEMRQKFDAGEDPLDPENHQQQGGGHNGHAWPFPFNPFESGGSFHFKFQ
- the cldn15a gene encoding LOW QUALITY PROTEIN: claudin-15a (The sequence of the model RefSeq protein was modified relative to this genomic sequence to represent the inferred CDS: deleted 1 base in 1 codon); the protein is MDPTVEVVASILGFLGWVMVGVALPNRYWKTSTVDGNVITTSTIYENLWMSCATDSTGIHNCREFPSLLALNGYIQASRALMITSVVMGAFGLMAALVGVQCSRQGGDNYVLKGRIAGCAGVLFVLQGLCTMVAVSWYAFNITQEFFDPFYPGIRYEIGEGLYIGWCSAVLAIAGGACLVCSCRTGSQEKFSLPHQSRGTVYSGPARTRSVAASTYGRNAYV
- the dnajc3b gene encoding dnaJ homolog subfamily C member 3b isoform X1, whose product is MDWGRLTGPGGVLGSLSLLCVILDGVLGATGGEIEHHLEMGRKLLAAGQLAEALSHYHSAVEVDSKNYLTYYKRAAVFLAMGKSRSALPDLTRAVQLKPDFLAARLQRGNILLKQGNAQEARDDFEAVVSASNAPSIRGFSWLRLRQRLYRCCFSAVQLRPSPEYADAREQLARARDLEELQEDARMAYHRADYGAAISVLERVIEISPWDPEMRELRADCYLRTGDPQKAIQDLAPATRLRSDNRAAFLKISLLHYSLGEHHESLSQVRECLKLDQDDKECLGHYKQVKKLSKQLDSAEELIRAERYRDAIEKYEGVMKADPHVPYYTNLAKERICFCLVKVKATTEAIDVCSEAHQRDPRNARILRDRAEAFILNQDYEKAVEDYQEAQEFDADSNDIREGLERARKLLKISHKRDYYKILGVSRAANKQEIIKAYRKLAQQWHPDNFQLEAEKKEAEKKFIDIASAKEVLTDPEMRQKFDAGEDPLDPENHQQQGGGHNGHAWPFPFNPFESGGSFHFKFQ